The window CGGCAGCGGTGGGTTTGTTTTGcctccagctgcagctcactgctctgtGTTTGCAGCTATCGCCTGTATCCAGAGGTCCACTTCCCAGAGCCCTTTCTGGACTGCTTAGCTGCTGCCAAACACTTCTTATCTCCTGAAGTTCTGGCTCGGTACGCCATCGACCCGGAGCGTGTGGCGGTTTCTGGAGACAGCGCTGGAGGAAACCTGGCTGCTGCGGTCGCTCAGGAGGTGCAAACGAGACCCGCCTGGCCCGGTTCTGTGGATGAAGACATCGCCTGATGCGTTTGTGTCCTTCCAGATTTCCACGGACGACGGCGTGCCCGTGAAGTTCAGCGTCCAGGCTCTGATCTACCCGGTGCTTCAGGCTCTGGATTTCAACACTCCGTCTTATGTGCAGAACCAGAACATGGCCGTACTTCCTCGCCACACCATGGTCAGGTTCTGGCTGCAGTACCTCAACGCGGACCTCTCCCTGCTGCCTCAGTTCATAGCAAATAACCACAGCAGCTCGCTCCACTCCGCCTTCACCACGGAGCTGAGGTCACGGCTGGACTGGACCGTCCTGCTTCCGCCGAAGTTCAAGAAGAACCACACGCCGCTCGTGGTGGAGAAGAAGGGATCACCGGAGATCCTGAAGAAGGTGCCGGGGCTTCTGGATAGGCGGGCGGCGCCGCTCTTGGCCGAAGCCGCGGCAATAGCCAAATGCCCGCGTGCCTTCATCATGACGTGCGAGTACGACGTGCTGAGGGACGACGGGCTGATGTACGCTCAGCGCTTACGGGACGCCGGCGTCACCGTCAGCGTGGAGCACCTGGAGGACGGCTTTCACGGCTGTTTCGGCTTCATCGCCTGGCCGCTGGACTTTGATGTGGGGAAGAGGGCGGTCCGCGCTTACGTCAGCTGGCTGCAGAGCAACCTGTGAGAGCTTTGAGCAAAGCTctgcaggaaacaggaagtgaatgcACTAAACCCAACTCTGTAAATAACGAGTTTTCCTTCCAAACTCAGGGTCCAAACGAGTCT is drawn from Oryzias latipes chromosome 22, ASM223467v1 and contains these coding sequences:
- the LOC101167661 gene encoding neutral cholesterol ester hydrolase 1 produces the protein MKWKPLVVAALLTVAVAYYIYQPLPDAIEKPWKLMMLDATFRTMMHLGFLKEWLDLGHSISSVKSSLESFEGFMTVDSRGGVIPGVKFTDTTFAGVPVRVYEPPAGGEGHLRRGLMYLHGGGWAFGSGKFGTYDSISSMVSDELNCVVVSVDYRLYPEVHFPEPFLDCLAAAKHFLSPEVLARYAIDPERVAVSGDSAGGNLAAAVAQEISTDDGVPVKFSVQALIYPVLQALDFNTPSYVQNQNMAVLPRHTMVRFWLQYLNADLSLLPQFIANNHSSSLHSAFTTELRSRLDWTVLLPPKFKKNHTPLVVEKKGSPEILKKVPGLLDRRAAPLLAEAAAIAKCPRAFIMTCEYDVLRDDGLMYAQRLRDAGVTVSVEHLEDGFHGCFGFIAWPLDFDVGKRAVRAYVSWLQSNL